The sequence ACTACTGCTGCTGCTATTGAGAAAATTAGAGTCAAAGAACCTAAATTGCATTGGCCTTCTCAGATATGGAAACCTTTTTTGGATCCTGGAATTGCTAGCAACATTTGGAAGATTCAGCAAGGTGTTTATGCAGATGATGAAAAGTTGGTGGATAAAGGCTATTCATTAGCTTCAAAATGTTGTATTTGTCAACAAGATCAAGATAGTATGAAGCACATTCTGTGGTAGTGCAGTTTCAGTACTAATATCTGGCAATGGTTAGTGCAAACTTTTAACTTTCAAGTACCTTATTCACTGTATGATATTTTACATTTTCCAAAGCATAAAAGTCCTTTTGTTAAACAAGTTTGGATGATAGCTTCTTGTGCCATATTCAGGGAATTGTGGTTTCAGAAGAATAAAGTGACTCATGAAAGTATTTCTCCAAATATGGAGTGTTGTAAAAGAAGAATATTGAATCTGGTGTTTTATGGAGGTTATAGAACAACTGGTGCAAAATAGAGGACAAAGTATGATTCATATATACTTCACTATTTCATGCTAGAGCAGAGAAACATAAAAAATTCTGATCTAAAGGAATGTCAATGGAGTAACCCACAATTGGGTTATCTACTGTTCTGTTGTGATGGTGTTGCTTTAGGTGATTCTGGAGCAGCAGGGTATGGTGTTATTTCTAGAGATTGTCAAGGTCAGGTCATTGACACTATTTCAGGAGGTTTTTGCAATGCTACAGGCTTCATTGCAAAACTCTTGTCAATTGTTTGTGCAACAGAATGGGCAGTAAAAATGCAGTGTAGTAAGATAATCATTAGAGCATCTGACAAGTCAGTAATTGAAAATTTCAAGAATGGAATAATTCCTTGGTATCTGAGAGATAGATGGCTACATTCAACCTACAACATATCTAATATCAAGTATGAAGTCTGCTACAAAGAAATCAATTTCTCTGCTACAAAATTAGCCAGGCATGGGACtgaattatctcaaggagttactaTCATACATAATGGAGTTCCTTCTTGCTTAACTCAAGTAGAAATGCCACACACTACATACTACAGAGCTTGTTAGTAAAAACAAATAGATTTTAGAGTATAGGAAGAGCTAGTCTTGGATTTTAGAGTTTAGTTATTGGGCTCTGACATTTTTAGGCCTTTTACTTTATAGGTTTAACTTTTTTCCTTGTTGGGTCTATTCGGTAATAATGGGTTGGTcctgtattttggtgttttagcttttctaataataaaaatttgtgattcagcaaaaaaaaaagatatatgtTCAGAATATGAAACAGATAATGTCAAAACATGAACTAATAATGAGAGTATGAGAGttgaaaagttgattttgatATCAATGGGATCTCAGTGCAATCAATCCAATTTAGTGACAGATGGATTTTCAACTTTATATTCGATTGTTGATTATTTTGAGAAGGATATTACGAAGGATTGTCAACTAGCCAAGCAGGTTTGAGTCGGGTTACAGGCCGAAAAGGAAGAGTACAAAATATATAAGAAAGAATTTGTGTATGCCTCCTAATTTTATTTCTGCTTTCTCTGTTAGGAGGCCGAAATAAATTTCCAAATTGCTTTTAATTAGATATCGGGTATGTTTGGCAATTCTATGATGATATTTGTGTGTAGGAGTCTATCAATTGCATAGGAATGCAAAATCTCATTTAGAGATGAGAATGTCTCTGATTGAGGACGATGATGGTTTGAGAGATTTCGACTCTGACTCTGACAATGATGAGCAAATTGATATTGTAAAATGCTCGTTTCAGGATGAAAATTGGGATTTTGAAGGGTGTTTGCTTTCCCTTTTTTCTAATTCCTTTGGGGTTTCTTGATTGTGAGGATTCTACATGGGAAGTTATATCACAAGAGAATTTCTGCAATTCTTTAACTGATTTTTTCTAATAATCCTCCATCAACAATTTCTTTTTCCTACTTTTTATAGAAAACTAAATTACATAGTATAAATTttagaatcaaaattgatttgacAACAGTAGTATAGGATATATTATCCAAATAAAACTTAATTGCTGATCTACAACAATTTGGAGTAtagtttcccttttctttgaacgcgcgattgggggatataaaaaacaattgggggatataggaaaaggacaaaaacgggatccaaacatcaaatcagggtcaccccttatctaagtattttatgtaattcctagtctacccctcactaattagGATtattgattaataataattagtaaaatcataagatttttgataaatgattagtgtgtgttattatttgtgtttgggtgagtgaggtgagagtagaaggagggaacgaaaatttgagagggaaattattttggtgaaaatggaggatgattgtgaagagagaattgctgctaaaaggttgaaaatttgatttttttgtttctttgaatccaccatttttgcagctaaAAAATCTTGGTGCCGgaatggacgtggtatgaataccatgccggaagcagccataccggcatggtattcataccacgccggcaccgagcttatcccccattttgaaattcaagccCGCTATCCAGGGGGCCTGGGTGGTCCGGGGAGGCGTAGTTCCTCCCGGATGTGTTCGACCTGGGAGCAATTCAAAACCTTAtccgttttgattttttttttctggttttaatcAGTCTTCCAGCACAtttagttaattctcgagcatgccggtacaaaTATCGGCATAGTATTTTGCTTAAATTTCTCTGCCGGCACATGATATAAAGTATCCAGGaaacttaaattttttttcacttgactaccagcattgatagatttctatcgagcatgctggCACTTAGTTACgtcattgaatgttagttaccaagcatgtcggccccattttccggcatggtcttcaccaattccggcatggtcttcatcacttccgacgaTGTAAAAATTtttatttccgacatggtcttcatcactaccggcatggtcttcatcacttccggcatggtcttcatctataccggcatggtcttcatcacttccggcatgtctTCATCACATCCgatatggtcttcatcactaccggcatggtcttcatctctTCCgaatgtaaaaagaaaaaaattgttttcaaagtgaggagccgacagagaaggagaagagaatttgaaagggaacggggaaaatttcgaatttgaaagggagtggggaatatttaggtttcaaagcccctaatcctaaaagagattaataagaggtgaagatggaaatggaggatatgatttttttttttttgatttttattttgagggaagggtattttagtattttatcccaaaaacaccccttagcggaCACTATTGGTTTGGGGAAGTAATCTATATCCCCCAATCGCAcgtttttttccttttcattcttttcttgtgattGGCTTGTTATTGTAATGATGATATTTTATCATATGTTTTTTTAGCAGATTTCAATAGCCTTTGTGGCGGTTTGTTCACCCGCAAGGACATACATGAGTATATCATCAAGGATGTTTCATTCTGGCGTGACGCTGATCCAAACATTTGTGTCCAGGACCCATAGCTATCGGTGATGCTGTTGATCAAGATGTTCATGGCTTATTACTCATTTTGAATGGAGATTCAAGATTCAGATATCAAAGAATCTAAATTAAAGATTTAAAATTCAAAATGGTTCAACATGAGTAACCAGTAGGAAAACATCGTTGTTCTCATGAAAATATATGTATTTGATATTTTTAATATTCTTTATTAGTTCTTTTGTTTTAGGAGATcttattattatttgtatttttTGCTGTAATTTTTTTTCGATGTACTTAAGTTATATGTAAAACTCCGGAaaacaaattataaaaaaaaaaaagaaagaagaaaattataACGATTCTGGATAGTTGTTGTTGGTGTTCGTGTTTGgagtttttatatatatatactttttctttcttctttttctccaagAATTATGAGTTGCTCCTTCTTGAATTTGTCattaatttttttctcttttgtttgtACCTTCAATATCACTCCCGGTTacatttttaaatttttaatgaAATTTACTTTTTTGACgtcaaaaaataaacaaataaaataaactataaaggcaaaaaaaaaaagaaaaaaaaaccgcaTTGGAGAGTAGTTTAATTTCACCAAACAGCCAGGGTAAAACGGTAATCGGCAAAAATGAATTCTAACCGTCCAACCCGGCGAGTCCTTTCTCAAGTTGGTCGTATGATGTTGGATAAAATTGGTCCCACCAATTTCTTCCGATTCGTAGAACTAGATAAAGCAAAAATTACCAAATAAAAATTATTCCCTGAGCATCCGTTGTCTAAGATATGCCACGAGTGAACAGACTATAAACATGAACATGCACTGCTGTCTATTATGCTAACAAGGACATGAAAACAGATTAAAGTTCATATTTGGTTTCCCATCTCGACTGATTTATGATATTCGGATCAGCTTTATGCAAAGAAAGTTCCAAATTGAGCCATTTCCTTTGCCCTTTTGATCAGTGTGAGCTCAATGAGATAAGGACTTAAAGTAACAGCAAACCGTTATTCTAAAGCATCCAATTTCAGAACAGAACCAGCACCCAGCTGAGGAGGAAAAAAGAGCTAGCGACGCCACTATATAAAGAATGAAAGAAGTTGTAAAAATAACGTAatcagatttatttttttaaaaacaaacaaattctGTTAATCTCTGTCTCAAaaaccttttctttctttttatctatCTCTCTGAAAAAACCTTCGAAGATTTCAATCTTTTCTTTCTTCCTAGTTAATAGATAGATAGAATACAAGAGGAAAGGAGAGACTTTTATTAGAGAAATGCCGGCGTTTCTTCACGCCGGATTTCTGATCTTTACTTTAGGGTTAATTTTATTACCAGTAGCTTTTGTTTATAGTAATCATTATCTAACTCTTGAAAGAATTATTCCGAATAATCATAATATTGGATTGAATGAGTTAAAGAATAGAGATAGAACAAGACATGGTAGAATcttgcaacaacaacaatcttcaattgGTGTTGTTGATTTCTCTGTTCAAGGTGCTGCTGATCCTTACACTGTCGGGTAATCAATATTCTtgcttttttaatttctgggGTTTTACTGTTAGTTGAATGTGATTATGTTTTCATTGAAAATTCTCGGAAAATCTTGATTTCTTTTTTGGGAAAGATTCCTCCTTTATTTGTTATTTGGGCTTAAATTGATTGGGTATTGATTATCTgtgatttttgaattttgggttttatgGGTTTGATTTATGTAGGTTATATTTCACCAGAGTGAAATTAGGCTCACCACCAAAGGAATTCAATGTACAGATTGATACAGGAAGTGATATATTGTGGGTTAATTGCAATTCATGCAGTGGTTGTCCCAAAAGCAGTGGACTTGGAGTAAGATTTTTTTCCCCCTTTCTAATGTTCTTTGCTATGCCAATTTAATCTTGAGAATCAGACTTCCCAGTGGGTAAAAATATTTTGTATTTCTGGTTTGCAGATAGAGCTGCAGTTCTTTGATCCTGGCAGTTCATCCTCAGCTTCTCCAATATCATGTACTGATAGCGTATGCAGCTCTGTTGTTCAAACTGCCGAGGCTGGTTGTTCTGAAAATTCTCAGTGTAGTTACCAATTCcaatatggagatggtagtgggACAGCAGGGTTTTATGTGTCAGACATGTTGGATTTTGACACAGTTACTGGCAATTCTCTGATGTCCAACTCTTCAGCTCCCGTTGTTTTTGGGTGTAGTAACTATCAGTCTGGGGACTTAACTAAGACAGATAGAGCAGTTGATGGAATTCTTGGTTTTGGGCAACATGGTATGTCTATCATCCAACAATTATCTTCAAGAGGGATAACACCAAGGGTGTTCTCACATTGTTTGAAAGGAACCGACAGGGATGGTGGTGTATTAGTTCTTGGTGAAGTTGTGGAAGAGGGTATCGTTTACAGTCCGCTTGTTCCATCACAGTAATGCTCTTCTTTACCTACTAAATATTCCTGTTTACTGAAATCGTTCCTTAATTTCATCATCCGTGCACGTTTTGCATTAGAGAATGTTTTGATGAAGTTGATTACTCACTTCTTTAGTTTTTGAATTGTCACATCCAGTTTTTCATATAGTGATGGCTATCAATATTCATTGATGACATAAAGAAACAAAATTGTGCCTGTTAGTTGGTTAGTAGGTTTCATGTTTAATATTGTGATCCAGACTTGGCTGTTTAATATACAAATTCGTGCCTCAATCAGCATTTTGCCTTAATCGAtagttttttccttttcttttttctgttaaGTGTCATGCCTTTTAAATTTTATAAAAGTTTTTAGCAGTTTTCACCATAATGTGTCTTTGTACCTCCTTATCTCAAAAGATAACATTTTCTTCTAATATGCAGGCAGTGGTGGTGAGCAACTATTTTGATTTCATTTAGACCAAAATTCTATTATATAGCAAAACTGCCAATTTTAAATTACAGAGTTCCTTTTGAAGAGTTTAGTTGTATTCATGCTATTTTAATGGTAAGTATGATTGATTCCTCTTTTCATTCCTGCAGGCCTCACTATAACTTGAATTTGCAAAGTATTGCTATCAATGGACAACCAGTGCCTATTGATCCAGCTGTTTTCTCAACATCAAACAGTCAAGGAACAATTGTTGATTCCGGAACAACTTTGGCATACCTAGCTGAAGAAGCATTTGATCCATTTGTCAATGCCGTAAGTTATCAGTATTAATATTTGATTGAAGTTGTTCTTTCCTGATCAGTATAAAAGAAAGtgattatattatatttttctctCTGTACAGCTTGTTGCTGTTGTTCAACAGTCCGTAAAACCTTTTATAGATAAAACAGGAAACCAATGTTTTATAGCCCAAACCAGGTTTGTTTTAAAAACCCTTATATTTTCTCCAATCATATTTACTGTCTTACCTTTTTATTGGTATGTAGGGTGCTACGTCTTATTGCCTTAACCATTCGAATTACATTTGTTATGTTCAGTGTCAGTGAAGCATTTCCTCCAGTTATGTTAAATTTTGCGGGTGGTGCAACTATGATTTTAAAGCCCGAGGATTACCTACTACAAACACCAGGTCATCAAGTGAGTGATTCAGCATGATTCAATAGTTTATAATACCTTAGATCTATAGCAAACAGTGGCTTTTCATGTTAGTGAAAATTTTAGAGTTCCGCCTGTGTTTTACCCCTTCTGAATTTGCGGAAATTCTATTGTTACAGGGTGAATGGTGTGTTGGCTTTCAAAAAGTGCAAGGTCAAGGAATTACAATTTTAGGAGGTTAGTTTGCTGGAGTTGAAAGGCTTCATCcaattagttgtttttttttttttaatctttcccTTCGACTGAATTCTTTTCCTTAGCTACTCGAGTAGATCCTGGTGTTCCAATGAGAACGATCTAATATCGGTTTCTATCTTAACAGACCTTGTTCTTAAagataaaattattatttatgaTCTGGCTCGCCAACGCATTGGATGGGTAAACTACGACTGTAAGTTTAGCTTCCTCAAATTCCATAGCGTGTTCTGTTTGCTTTTATTCTTGCGCTTTTCAGCAATTCAGTACTATCCTTAGTGCATTCGACCATCTTCGAAATCTCACTTGGTACCTCTTCTTCTGTTactaaaattatttattatgCATACAGGTTCACAGTCAGTAAATGTCACATTGGGTTCTGGTAATGAGAAAATCAGCGAGGCACAGCTGAATGGAAGCAGATCACCACAGGATGCTTTATACCAATTAATAATACCAATAGCTGCCACTGCAATCTCACTGTATATCTCCTTGTTTGCCGGGTTCTGATTTTTGTAAATTAGGATTATATACCACAGCTTCGGCAAAAAAAAAAGCCCATTTTTTATTGGATGTATATTCTTACAAGTGCAGCCCTGTCTATTATAATGATTTCAAGGGTCTATTTTTCTTCTCCTCtctgtttttttcttcataaCTGGTAGATGTTTCTTCTACAATGTATAGTAAGGAGTAACTACAAATTTGATCTTAGTTGTCAGTCTTTTTTCCTTCCCTTTTTCTGGAGGAATCTCAAGTATAACCAATTACAGTATTTGTAAGAATCAATCCGTCATTACCAAGAACTTCAAAATTTTAATCCCCATTTATTCCTCTGGTTGTTTGATTGAAAGTTGGACCTACACACATCAAAGAAAGAAGATTGCACTGATCTATTGGGAAATGAAAGAACGAATTGCATGTTCAGCAAATGTTATAATCTTTTACGAGTATATGGCAACTAAAAAAAATGTAGTTTGGAAATAAATAAAGAatcttttttttatagaaaaaagaGCAAGAAAGCTCAAAAGAGCTAATCACTCAGGGTTACAGCAGTGGAATCACCTGAGCTAAGTCTAGCACCAGGTTGATCCTTCAAAATAAGAGTGTCATTATTACAATTATCCTTAATAATAGTATGATTTGTAGGATACTGCAAAGTAGTCCAAAGAGATCGGAGATTAGGACCTTTCCAGTTAAAGTTTTGGAATAAGAGAGAGTGACTAGAAAGCCTAGCTAAATTGGCTGCAGTTGTGTTTTGGTGTGGAGTCAGCTTGATTAACCTTCCTAAAACAAAGTCAATTGGTGAGATGTTTCTGACTGTGTAATGAGTGTTATTTCCTTCTTCCTCTGCTGCATAATCAATATTGTTCTGGCCCATTTCCTTCCCCCAGTTCAGTGCATGTTGAGCTCCTCTACTTGTTCTTCCTGCTCTGCTGAGTCCAGTTGTACTGTCTTTGATGTTTCGAGCTCCCATGCAGATACCTGTTGAAGACATTGCCATAAACGCAAAGTTAGTATAGGATGGTAAATCACTATTAGCCATATTATTTTTGACTTCTAAAATGTGTATGCTAATAGTGATTCCAAATTTTCCTTCAGAGTTTCTGTTCGGACTTAAGAGCTTGTGTTCTGAACATTGGTGTCTCCCTGGTAGTAGAGATTGTTTAGAATATGTCATGGGTTATGATTCACTCTGGAGAAATTGCATAGGTGTTGGGTGATTTTCAGGGCAGTAGCTGCAGCAGaaggacttatattcctgaaaacttgatcacatctagccttccagatGAACCAGCAAATGGTAGCAAAGGTAGCATTCCAACTGACCGTGGGATTGTTGGGAGTGAACCATCTATTGAACCAATCATGGAAAGATCTATAAGCAGTAAACAGTTggtgattttccccaaaaagctTGGTCCAAACTTCAGAAGAAGCTGGACAAGCTAGGAGGACATAGGTGATGTCCTCAGAAGATTTTTTGCAAATGGAGCAGATGGGATGAATATAGTTCAAGATGCTAGCAGACTTAGCATTGGTTGGAAGAATGCCATGTGTACATTTCCATATGAAGAGTTTGATAGATGGTGTAGTATCCAGTCTCCATATTTGCTTCCAGGGAGATATAATAACATCATTAGCATACATGTCATTGATTTGCTTATCATATAGGGATTTGACAGTGAATTTCCTAGTTTTAGTCAGGCTTCATCTTATAGTATCTTCAGAGGTTGGATTATGATGGGTATGGATAATGAGGTCTTGAATGTCTTGGGTAAACCATAGAGATAAGATTGAAGTGTACCACTCTCCATGAGCATTGAAAAGTTGGTTAACTGTTTTGAGACTAGAAGGGCAATGAGGGGTTTTTTGAATGATGTCAGAGAAGTTTTCAATCCGTGAATTTTTGTTCCATTCCCAATCTTCCATATGTAGTGTTGTTGAATGCAAGAGATGCCTTCTAGAAtccctttccatatccaagaatcagttgtttttggtttggtaTCCATTCTGATGACTTCTTGATTTGGGTAATGGGCTGCTTTCATAGTACTGCTCCAGAGAGAATTTGGTTCTTCAATTAATCTCCAAGCAATTTTGGAGATCATAGCTAGATTAAATATTCCATGTTTTTGAATCCCAAACCCCCTAAATCCTTAGGTTTGTTCACAGCATCCCAAGAAATGTAGAATAGGCCTTCAGATTTGTCTTGCTCTTTATTCCAGAAGAAATCCCTTTGTATGGCATTTATATCTTTGCAGGTACCTTTTGGGATTTTGAAGCAATTCATTTGGTAGATGCTAGAGGTTGAAGTAACAGTTTGGATGAGAGTGACTTTGCCAGCTGTGGATAGATTAGTTTTCCAACCAGCAAATCTGTGTTTTAGCTTATCCACACATGGTTTGAAAGCTTGAATCTTGCTTCTGTTGGTGAAGAGGGATGAGCCTAAGTATTTGTCAGTGCTGCTGATCCTTTGAACATTCATGGATTCACTTACTCTATCAGCTATGTCTGCGGCAGTGTTTTAACTGAAGAAGATTTCAGATTTAGCAAAGTTGATCAACTGCCTAGAGGAATGTCCAAAAACTTGAAAAATCTTGATGAGATTGTTGCATTCTGTCATGTTGTCTTTGCAGAAGatcatgcaatcatcaacaaagaggaGGTGGTTGATAGCAGGGGCTTAAGTGCATACTTTGGTTCCATGAGTGATCCCTTGGGATTCAACTGATATCAGATACCTAGTGTTTGAgggcaaaaactgattctgctgtttttggtaaattttgggtgtgttgatgagaaacaaattcaaaccctaaacaaatgcaccgcacgggagtacttttagattcgagagatcaatctgtaagactctggcctaaaccaagaaatggacg comes from Papaver somniferum cultivar HN1 chromosome 7, ASM357369v1, whole genome shotgun sequence and encodes:
- the LOC113298755 gene encoding aspartic proteinase-like protein 2; protein product: MPAFLHAGFLIFTLGLILLPVAFVYSNHYLTLERIIPNNHNIGLNELKNRDRTRHGRILQQQQSSIGVVDFSVQGAADPYTVGLYFTRVKLGSPPKEFNVQIDTGSDILWVNCNSCSGCPKSSGLGIELQFFDPGSSSSASPISCTDSVCSSVVQTAEAGCSENSQCSYQFQYGDGSGTAGFYVSDMLDFDTVTGNSLMSNSSAPVVFGCSNYQSGDLTKTDRAVDGILGFGQHGMSIIQQLSSRGITPRVFSHCLKGTDRDGGVLVLGEVVEEGIVYSPLVPSQPHYNLNLQSIAINGQPVPIDPAVFSTSNSQGTIVDSGTTLAYLAEEAFDPFVNALVAVVQQSVKPFIDKTGNQCFIAQTSVSEAFPPVMLNFAGGATMILKPEDYLLQTPGHQGEWCVGFQKVQGQGITILGDLVLKDKIIIYDLARQRIGWVNYDCSQSVNVTLGSGNEKISEAQLNGSRSPQDALYQLIIPIAATAISLYISLFAGF